A genomic segment from Halomonas sp. TA22 encodes:
- a CDS encoding mechanosensitive ion channel family protein produces the protein MKRSGTWRLWIVLAVAFTFSSLCMAQMPQGGGGGESQGESEERLWFAVDSLNAGLDDPPEAVQRLSPREAIRSFLSLTEEEEFAAAAHVLNLSDLTDAEQQARGAQLAMQLAAVLRRGEWLNVSNLSGRQDAAIEDPSGEHPLTGEPRRNIQLASLEADGEAYDIRLGRYREGDEEPVWLITPDSVASLPVLYEEYGPSLLEEYIPKRFKSSFGMLEIWEWIAIPAFLLAIGLVGWGVYSLVGLTAHWFPSGSPSIFASRIRGPMALLVMSLVAQVLLDYVVSFTAVATTFIRVLLITIMAWGGGTIALRLVDTIMLRMMRRLVGGIDDTKPKDERKLLTSLYALRRLIILVTVIAVSVYVLSQIQLFETLGLSLLASASVIAVLVGIAGQAVLGNILSSFQLSLAKPIRIGDLVMFEGQWCYVEGIFYTFIRLRVWDERRLIVPVTYFVSKPFENLSVKSAKMYRTLEMKLHLSADIQQIREKFLAFAKEEDNVVEHHKLCCYVTAQSETSQTVSCYLMASDPFAGWVAEMNIRERLMAFIRENHPEWWPRDVVVISHHDIAKDKRSGNRQTAVQEGAGDRSAE, from the coding sequence ATGAAGCGAAGTGGAACATGGCGCCTGTGGATCGTATTGGCAGTGGCATTCACGTTCTCGAGCCTGTGCATGGCGCAAATGCCGCAGGGCGGAGGCGGTGGCGAGAGCCAAGGCGAAAGCGAAGAGAGGTTGTGGTTCGCCGTCGATTCACTGAATGCCGGACTGGACGACCCCCCCGAGGCGGTCCAGCGCCTTTCGCCACGCGAGGCGATCCGCAGTTTCCTTTCGCTTACCGAAGAGGAGGAGTTCGCGGCGGCGGCGCATGTGCTCAACCTCTCCGACCTGACCGATGCCGAGCAGCAAGCGCGAGGGGCGCAACTTGCCATGCAGTTGGCGGCGGTTCTCAGGCGTGGCGAGTGGCTCAACGTGTCCAACCTTTCGGGGCGCCAGGATGCCGCCATCGAGGACCCCTCAGGGGAGCATCCCCTGACGGGAGAGCCGCGCCGGAATATCCAGTTGGCCTCGCTCGAGGCCGATGGCGAAGCCTATGATATTCGGCTGGGTCGTTACCGGGAGGGCGACGAGGAGCCGGTCTGGCTGATCACGCCGGACAGCGTTGCATCGCTTCCCGTGCTTTACGAGGAGTACGGCCCCTCATTGTTGGAGGAGTACATCCCGAAGCGCTTCAAGTCGTCGTTCGGGATGCTCGAGATATGGGAGTGGATCGCCATTCCGGCTTTCCTGCTGGCGATTGGCCTGGTGGGGTGGGGGGTCTACAGCCTGGTCGGCTTGACGGCACACTGGTTCCCGTCGGGTTCGCCAAGCATCTTCGCCAGTCGTATCAGGGGCCCCATGGCGCTGCTCGTCATGTCGCTCGTGGCCCAGGTACTGCTCGACTACGTGGTCTCCTTCACGGCGGTGGCCACCACGTTCATTCGCGTGCTGCTGATCACTATCATGGCCTGGGGGGGCGGAACGATCGCGCTGCGTCTCGTCGACACCATCATGCTGAGGATGATGCGGCGCCTGGTGGGCGGGATCGACGATACCAAGCCCAAGGACGAGCGCAAGTTGCTGACATCGCTCTATGCGTTGCGTCGGCTGATCATCCTGGTCACGGTGATCGCCGTTTCGGTCTATGTGCTTAGCCAGATCCAGCTCTTCGAGACGCTGGGGCTGTCGCTGCTGGCCTCGGCCAGCGTGATTGCCGTGCTGGTGGGTATTGCCGGCCAAGCGGTGCTTGGCAACATCCTCTCATCGTTTCAGCTGTCGCTGGCCAAGCCGATCCGTATCGGCGACCTGGTGATGTTCGAGGGCCAGTGGTGCTATGTCGAGGGTATCTTCTATACGTTCATTCGCTTGAGGGTGTGGGACGAGCGGCGCTTGATCGTGCCGGTAACGTACTTTGTCTCCAAGCCCTTCGAGAACCTGTCGGTGAAGAGCGCCAAGATGTACAGGACGCTGGAGATGAAGCTTCATTTGAGCGCCGACATACAGCAGATCAGGGAGAAATTCCTGGCGTTCGCCAAGGAGGAGGACAACGTCGTCGAGCATCACAAATTGTGCTGCTACGTAACTGCGCAGAGCGAGACGTCCCAGACGGTCTCCTGCTACCTGATGGCGTCCGACCCCTTCGCCGGCTGGGTCGCGGAAATGAATATCCGCGAGAGGCTGATGGCCTTCATCCGGGAGAATCACCCCGAGTGGTGGCCGCGAGACGTGGTAGTCATCAGCCATCATGATATCGCCAAGGACAAACGGTCAGGCAACCGCCAGACAGCAGTGCAGGAGGGGGCCGGCGACAGGTCGGCTGAATAA
- the yghU gene encoding glutathione-dependent disulfide-bond oxidoreductase encodes MSQENAYVPPRVWKWEKESGGKFASINRPIAGPTHDKALPVGKHPLQLYSLATPNGVKVTVMLEELLALGHQAAEYDAWLINIGEGDQFGSGFVEVNPNSKIPALMDHRSTPPTRVFESGAILFYLAEKFGEFLPRDPAKRAETLNWLFWQMGSGPLLGGGFGHFYAYAPVKIEYAIDRYAMEAKRQLDVLNRRLAESSYLGGDEYTIADMAAWPWYGQLVLGQLYEAAEFLQVQEYEHVLRWARKIEARPAVKRGCMVNRSFGDPGGQLHERHDASDFETRTQDKLDKTR; translated from the coding sequence ATGAGCCAGGAAAACGCGTACGTGCCGCCTCGAGTATGGAAATGGGAGAAGGAGAGTGGTGGCAAGTTCGCCAGCATCAACCGGCCCATTGCCGGCCCCACCCACGACAAGGCATTGCCGGTCGGCAAGCACCCGTTACAGCTCTACTCGCTTGCCACGCCCAACGGGGTCAAGGTGACGGTGATGCTCGAGGAATTGCTGGCGCTGGGTCACCAGGCGGCCGAATACGACGCCTGGCTGATCAACATCGGCGAGGGCGATCAGTTCGGCAGCGGCTTCGTCGAGGTTAATCCGAACTCCAAGATTCCCGCCTTGATGGACCACCGCTCCACGCCGCCCACCCGCGTGTTCGAGTCGGGCGCGATCCTGTTCTACCTGGCCGAGAAGTTCGGCGAGTTCTTGCCGCGCGATCCCGCCAAACGTGCGGAGACGCTGAATTGGCTGTTCTGGCAGATGGGCAGTGGGCCATTGCTTGGCGGTGGCTTCGGTCACTTCTACGCCTATGCGCCGGTCAAGATCGAATATGCCATCGACCGTTACGCCATGGAGGCCAAGCGTCAGCTCGACGTGCTCAACCGGCGTCTGGCAGAGTCGTCCTATCTCGGCGGTGACGAATACACCATCGCCGACATGGCGGCCTGGCCCTGGTACGGCCAGTTGGTGCTTGGGCAGTTGTATGAGGCCGCCGAGTTCCTGCAGGTACAGGAGTACGAGCATGTCCTGCGCTGGGCCAGGAAGATCGAAGCGCGTCCGGCAGTGAAGCGTGGGTGCATGGTCAACCGTAGCTTCGGCGATCCCGGTGGACAGCTACATGAGCGCCACGACGCCAGCGACTTCGAGACCCGCACGCAGGACAAGCTAGACAAAACGCGTTAA
- a CDS encoding septal ring lytic transglycosylase RlpA family protein — translation MGRFSQLLIACALAGGLLASGHAIAHAQADDTEQGIASFYSDAFQGAATASGEPFDQQALTAAHPSLPLGTMVLVTRPDTGQEVEVLINDRGPYVQGRIIDLSKRAARKLGMINRGTVPVMVTQVN, via the coding sequence ATGGGAAGATTTTCCCAACTTCTTATCGCCTGCGCATTGGCAGGGGGTCTGCTGGCCTCTGGCCATGCGATCGCGCATGCTCAGGCAGACGATACCGAGCAAGGCATCGCCTCCTTCTACAGCGATGCTTTCCAAGGTGCCGCCACCGCTAGTGGCGAGCCTTTCGACCAGCAGGCGCTGACGGCCGCTCACCCCTCGCTGCCGCTGGGTACCATGGTGCTCGTCACCCGCCCGGATACCGGCCAGGAAGTGGAAGTACTGATCAACGATCGCGGTCCCTACGTCCAAGGGCGCATCATCGACCTCTCCAAGCGCGCTGCACGCAAGCTCGGCATGATCAATCGAGGCACGGTGCCGGTAATGGTGACGCAGGTAAATTGA
- a CDS encoding nuclear transport factor 2 family protein, whose product MDDEKHKQILIEKYLSAYNSFDIDRMLATLHDEIEFRNVSGGVINAHASGKEQFRRLAEHGKTLFLSRQLTVRGYDLEAEPATVNIHFRGSLAFDIPEGASKGETMEMEGRSEFSFQDGLIRKIVDIS is encoded by the coding sequence ATGGATGACGAGAAGCACAAGCAGATACTGATCGAGAAGTACCTGAGCGCCTACAATTCGTTCGATATCGATAGGATGCTTGCCACGCTGCATGACGAGATCGAATTCAGGAATGTCTCGGGCGGCGTCATAAATGCACATGCATCGGGTAAGGAGCAGTTTCGTCGCCTGGCGGAACATGGCAAGACGCTGTTCCTCTCGCGTCAGCTCACCGTGCGCGGCTACGATCTCGAAGCGGAACCCGCGACCGTCAATATCCACTTCCGGGGCTCGCTGGCCTTCGATATTCCCGAGGGTGCCAGCAAAGGAGAGACAATGGAGATGGAGGGGCGCTCCGAATTCTCATTCCAGGATGGGCTGATTCGCAAGATCGTCGATATCAGCTGA
- a CDS encoding diguanylate cyclase → MHMKPKQPLVISLSLTAVALAAVLAWSLEPAATSLSLGVIESLIELPPGLPRSSLILLAFIGGIALTITLIVRPMRNAYQEREQQLKNKQKQLEALNDKLHRQATSDGLLGIANRREFERVLKLEWRRAARERQPLSLLLIDVDNFKVFNDTYGHLEGDECLRHIASTLKEAAARPGDLVARYGGEEMAILLPRTELEGATHMAQRIHDLLAERACAFPASPVANHVTVSIGVTSMLPVRHANAHTLIKQADEGLYAAKANGRNRTEVVSRIRLIASMDDAHRKLSHRA, encoded by the coding sequence ATGCATATGAAACCTAAGCAACCCTTGGTCATCAGCCTCAGCCTCACGGCCGTCGCGCTTGCCGCAGTGCTTGCCTGGAGCCTCGAGCCAGCAGCCACTTCCCTCTCTCTCGGCGTCATCGAGTCTCTGATCGAACTCCCTCCGGGCCTCCCTCGCAGCAGCCTGATCCTTCTCGCCTTTATCGGCGGTATCGCTCTCACGATCACCTTGATCGTGCGCCCCATGCGCAATGCCTACCAAGAACGCGAACAGCAACTCAAGAACAAGCAGAAGCAGCTCGAAGCACTAAACGACAAGCTCCATCGCCAGGCCACCAGTGATGGTCTGCTAGGCATTGCCAACCGCCGCGAATTCGAACGGGTGCTCAAGCTTGAGTGGCGCCGTGCGGCTCGCGAACGGCAACCGCTGAGCCTGCTGCTGATCGACGTCGACAACTTCAAGGTATTCAACGACACCTATGGCCATCTGGAAGGTGATGAATGCCTACGTCACATCGCCTCCACCTTAAAAGAAGCAGCTGCCCGGCCAGGCGATCTAGTGGCGCGTTATGGCGGAGAGGAGATGGCCATCCTGCTGCCTCGCACAGAACTGGAAGGCGCAACGCACATGGCTCAGCGCATTCATGATCTGTTGGCCGAACGTGCCTGCGCATTTCCCGCCTCCCCCGTGGCAAATCATGTGACTGTCAGCATTGGTGTCACCTCGATGCTGCCGGTACGCCATGCCAATGCTCATACGCTGATCAAACAGGCCGATGAGGGGCTATATGCCGCCAAGGCCAATGGCCGCAACAGAACCGAAGTCGTTTCACGGATACGCCTGATCGCTTCGATGGATGACGCTCATCGCAAGCTATCCCACCGCGCCTGA
- a CDS encoding glutathione S-transferase N-terminal domain-containing protein: MQLYLNATSPFARVARIVAMEKGLAEAVTLCWCDPWSDDASLLAANPVGRVPTLVTDEGTALSEALLIAQYLDATGEGESLLPPTRLGRVLSLAGLGQGLMEAAFNTVIARKHNGPEVDASNLGQRRLWAIPRILQRLEDTMNEAPPKPPRLTLGDIVVGVALEYLSFRLPEFDWAADHAALAGWHTVLIGRDSFRATAFG, from the coding sequence ATGCAGCTCTACCTGAACGCCACCTCGCCCTTTGCTCGTGTCGCGCGTATCGTCGCCATGGAAAAGGGACTCGCCGAGGCCGTCACGCTCTGCTGGTGCGATCCTTGGTCAGACGATGCATCTCTGCTTGCTGCCAATCCGGTGGGCCGGGTGCCTACCTTGGTAACCGATGAGGGGACGGCACTTAGCGAAGCCCTGCTGATTGCCCAGTACCTGGACGCTACAGGCGAAGGGGAATCACTGCTGCCCCCTACCCGACTGGGCCGTGTGCTCAGCCTGGCCGGCCTTGGCCAAGGGCTGATGGAAGCCGCGTTCAATACTGTCATCGCCCGTAAGCATAACGGCCCTGAGGTCGATGCCAGCAATCTCGGGCAGCGCCGTCTGTGGGCGATTCCCCGCATCCTGCAACGACTCGAAGATACGATGAACGAGGCGCCTCCCAAGCCCCCGAGACTCACCCTTGGCGATATTGTCGTTGGCGTAGCGCTCGAGTATCTCTCCTTCCGCTTGCCGGAATTCGATTGGGCAGCCGATCACGCCGCATTGGCAGGTTGGCATACGGTCCTGATCGGACGCGACAGTTTTCGGGCGACAGCTTTTGGTTAG